Proteins encoded together in one Etheostoma cragini isolate CJK2018 chromosome 11, CSU_Ecrag_1.0, whole genome shotgun sequence window:
- the si:ch211-45c16.2 gene encoding mitogen-activated protein kinase kinase kinase 13: protein MHMHDTMGSSPEVLSWTSCPSLLVGKLKEELKLTVVGDAMKKSNLPNSQPQPPQAPPSNLPPQIITDLAPLTQLPVPLQTLQMPGQDEDSMLGGITPPNTVLSVDSTRSEGGHFDNSVLQLQEQDHEEVGSPVSCEHGGCGSGMEEQMGEGDCPIHHNVEGRQSHPHHPDDIKLHFHRAGPGSGGFLEGLFGCLRPVWNIIGKTYSTEYKLQQQEQVCVFSVCVCFSVLVTHNDTVKISDFGTSKELSDKSTKMSFAGTVAWMAPEVIRNEPVSEKVDIWSFGVVLWELLTGEIPYKDVDSSAIIWGVGSNSLHLPVPSTCPDGFKILMKQTWQSKPRNRPSFRQILLHLDIASADVLGAPQETYFKSQTEWREEVKKHFEKIKSEGTCIHRLDEELIRRRRDELRHALDIREHYERKLERANNLYMELSAIMLQLEVREKELMKREQAVEKKYPGTYKRHLVRPIVRSNAVEKLIKKKGSMSHKPGMPPTKRPDLLRSDGIPSLDPFPSPSPLSASPKVSTPPGKARYRSKPRHRRANSKGSHSEFPGVLKPLAGALEDTQSLQEQPFLHHHHHHHPPTEGPFLPLKGREEAVVNCANNLRYFGPAAPLRSPQTDHMQRRVSGFNPDIISTAVDADTRQRTSSTSSNPASGAGAGSLCPCCQAHPFPGCLHCQETPLASSHPELPHYSLLNTQESTASSLGAPSKDPASDREATKKAQPEEQEASQRTHTLLTALPRTLRPLRKGGDESSEEEEGEVDSEVEFPRRQRPHRCISSFQSYSTFSSENLSVSDGEEGNTSDHSHSGPLERMSTSQEEHLDELLSHTPEIPIDISTQSDGLSDKECAVRRVKTQISLGKLCSDEHSYENPLQFRDSDCDTSEAECSDATIRNNKIGAPSSW, encoded by the exons ATGCACATGCACGACACTATGGGTAGCTCCCCCGAGGTGCTCTCATGGACTTCCTGCCCCAGTCTGCTGGTGGGCAAGCTGAAGGAGGAGCTCAAACTTACCGTGGTTGGGGATGCCATGAAGAAATCAAACTTGCCCAACTCCCAACCTCAGCCTCCTCAGGCCCCTCCATCAAATTTACCACCTCAGATCATCACAGACCTGGCTCCACTGACACAACTGCCGGTTCCCCTGCAGACGCTGCAGATGCCCGGCCAAGACGAAGACTCAATGCTGGGGGGTATAACTCCCCCAAACACAGTCTTGAGTGTGGACTCAACACGGAGCGAGGGTGGGCACTTTGACAACAGCGTACTCCAGCTGCAGGAGCAGGACCATGAAGAAGTCGGATCGCCAGTATCTTGTGAGCATGGCGGGTGTGGCAGTGGGATGGAGGAGCAGATGGGAGAAGGGGACTGTCCCATACACCACAATGTAGAGGGGAGGCAGAGCCACCCCCATCACCCGGATGACATCAAGCTGCACTTCCACAGAGCAGGGCCTGGGTCGGGAGGGTTCTTAGAAGGGCTGTTTGGCTGTCTTCGGCCTGTCTGGAATATCATAGGGAAGACGTACTCGACAGAATACAAGCTACAACAGCAAG AAcaagtctgtgtgttttctgtttgtgtatgttttagtGTTTTGGTGACCCACAACGACACTGTGAAAATCTCAGACTTTGGAACGTCCAAAGAGCTCAGTGACAAAAGTACAAAGATGTCATTTGCAGGTACGGTGGCCTGGATGGCCCCTGAAGTGATAAGAAATGAGCCTGTGTCTGAGAAGGTAGACATCTG gtcatttggagttgtgttgtGGGAACTTCTGACCGGAGAGATTCCCTACAAAGACGTGGACTCCTCCGCCATCATTTGGGGTGTTGGCAGCAACAGTCTTCACCTTCCTGTCCCCTCCACCTGCCCGGATGGCTTCAAAATACTCATGAAACAAACATG GCAAAGCAAGCCCAGGAATAGGCCTTCGTTTCGTCAGATCCTCCTACACCTCGACATTGCCTCCGCTGATGTCCTGGGAGCTCCTCAGGAGACCTACTTCAAGTCTCAG ACAGAATGGAGGGAGGAAGTGAAGAAACATTTTGAGAAGATCAAAAGTGAAGGCACCTGCATCCACAGGCTGGACGAGGAGCTGATCCGACGCAGGCGGGACGAACTCAG ACACGCACTGGACATCCGGGAGCACTATGAGAGGAAGCTGGAGAGAGCCAACAACCTCTACATGGAACTTAGTGCCATCATGCTGCAGCTTGAGGTCCGAGAAAAGGAACTAATGAA GAGAGAGCAGGCAGTGGAGAAGAAATATCCCGGGACCTATAAGCGCCACCTGGTCAGACCCATTGTCAGGTCCAACGCTGTAGAGAAGCTCATCAAGAAGAAAGGAAGCATGTCGCACAAACCCGGGATGCCCCCCACTAAAAG GCCAGACTTGCTACGTTCTGATGGCATCCCAAGCCTCGACCCTTTCCCCTCCCCCTCGCCGCTATCAGCCAGCCCAAAGGTCTCCACGCCTCCCGGCAAAGCTCGCTACCGAAGCAAGCCTCGTCACCGCCGGGCCAACAGTAAAGGAAGCCATAGCGAATTCCCCGGGGTGCTGAAGCCTCTTGCTGGGGCATTAGAGGACACCCAGTCTCTACAGGAGCAGCCGTTcctccatcaccaccaccaccaccatccaCCAACCGAGGGGCCCTTCCTCCCCTTGAAGGGCCGCGAGGAGGCCGTTGTCAACTGTGCCAACAACCTGCGCTATTTCGGCCCCGCTGCTCCCCTCCGTAGTCCTCAGACTGACCACATGCAGCGCCGCGTTTCTGGCTTCAACCCTGATATCATATCCACTGCTGTGGACGCAGACACGCGACAGCGGACTTCATCCACCAGCTCTAATCCTGCTTCAGGTGCTGGTGCTGGTTCTTTGTGTCCGTGCTGCCAGGCTCACCCCTTCCCTGGCTGCCTACACTGTCAGGAGACCCCTCTTGCATCAAGCCACCCAGAGTTGCCCCACTATTCCCTGCTCAACACCCAGGAGAGCACCGCTTCTTCTTTAGGAGCTCCCAGCAAAGATCCAGCCTCAGACAGAGAGGCCACAAAGAAGGCTCAGCCAGAGGAACAAGAGGCATCCCAACGCACTCACACCCTGCTCACTGCCCTGCCTCGTACTCTAAGACCTCTCAGGAAG GGTGGCGATGAGTCctctgaagaggaagagggggaggttGATAGTGAAGTGGAGTTTCCAAGGAGACAGAG ACCTCATCGCTGTATCAGCAGCTTCCAGTCCTACTCCACCTTCAGCTCAGAGAACCTGTCGGTGTCTGACGGAGAAGAGGGAAACACCAGCGACCACTCCCACAGCGGGCCCCTGGAGAGGATGAGTACCAGTCAGGAGGAACACCTGGATGAGCTGTTGTCGCACACACCAGAAATCCCCATCGACATCTCCACCCAGTCAGACGGCCTGTCTGACAAGGAGTGCGCCGTCCGCAGGGTAAAGACCCAGATCTCACTGGGTAAACTGTGCTCTGACGAACACAGCTATGAG AATCCACTACAGTTTAGGGATTCAGACTGCGATACGTCAGAAGCAGAGTGCTCCGATGCCACCATTAGAAACAACAAAATCGGGGCTCCTTCCTCATGGTAA